A region of Dioscorea cayenensis subsp. rotundata cultivar TDr96_F1 chromosome 5, TDr96_F1_v2_PseudoChromosome.rev07_lg8_w22 25.fasta, whole genome shotgun sequence DNA encodes the following proteins:
- the LOC120260328 gene encoding purine-uracil permease NCS1-like: MGTQTRIHEVPTTTKGHLQPTTPADRTSTAWDMASLWIGLIFGVPSYYIAGSLVEEGMTWWQGIIIVVFAKIILLFPLLLTSHPGTRYGIPFPVLARSSFGIYGAHLPSFLRALVACGWFGIETWIGGQAIYLLLPEFIKEWAFAQTLDWLGTSPAELICYVIFWGIQLLLLLNGMKGIKKLERYSAPILVLLAFLLFTWAYLKAGGFGPMLSQPSQLTPSQFWYLFFPSLTANVGSWAAVALTIPDFTRYAKSQRDQVLGQFIIPIVMGCFSFIGLAVTSSTEVIFGYPISNPITLLSKISNSFTVILFIPAITLVIVTTNIPANIVAPANFLVSLNPRFFTFQKAAFLTSLFSLVFQPWKIFSNADSFVYTWLISYAAIIGPVCSIILTDYYIIRRTILNVDGLYSLNHTSEYYYCKGWNLVAVSSLVIAVAPIVPGFVHKLGILKTLPEALIFIYNVGWFFGFFMAAFLYGILSLRLGPKFRVGVPSSSSSLHDPLF, from the coding sequence ATGGGAACACAAACAAGAATCCATGAAGTACCAACCACCACCAAAGGCCACCTTCAACCAACTACTCCGGCGGACCGGACATCAACAGCATGGGACATGGCCAGTCTCTGGATTGGCCTCATCTTCGGTGTGCCATCCTACTACATCGCCGGCAGCCTCGTCGAAGAAGGTATGACATGGTGGCAAGGTATTATCATTGTAGTCTTCGCCAAGATCATCCTTCTTTTCCCTCTCCTACTCACCAGTCATCCAGGGACTCGCTACGGCATTCCTTTCCCGGTGTTAGCTCGCTCTTCTTTTGGGATCTATGGTGCTCATCTTCCTTCATTTCTCCGAGCTCTAGTTGCCTGCGGATGGTTCGGTATTGAAACTTGGATTGGTGGACAAGCAATTTACCTTCTTTTACCGGAATTCATAAAAGAGTGGGCGTTTGCTCAAACTCTAGATTGGCTTGGCACATCTCCAGCTGAGTTAATCTGTTATGTTATATTCTGGGGCATTCAACTCCTTCTTTTGCTTAACGGAATGAAAGGGATCAAGAAACTGGAACGGTACTCAGCTccaattcttgttcttcttgcttTCCTTCTTTTCACATGGGCTTATTTGAAAGCAGGTGGTTTTGGTCCTATGCTTTCTCAACCTTCTCAGCTAACTCCATCACAGTTTTGGTATCTCTTCTTTCCATCTCTAACTGCCAACGTCGGTAGTTGGGCTGCAGTGGCATTAACCATCCCCGACTTCACTCGCTACGCCAAAAGTCAACGTGACCAAGTCCTAGGCCAATTCATCATCCCAATTGTCATGGGTTGCTTCTCATTCATTGGCCTTGCTGTCACCTCCTCCACAGAGGTCATCTTCGGTTACCCCATTTCCAATCCCATCACTCTGCTTTCCAAAATCAGTAACTCTTTTACAGTCATACTTTTCATCCCTGCCATCACTCTTGTCATAGTCACAACCAACATCCCGGCCAACATTGTTGCTCCGGCGAACTTTTTGGTGAGCCTCAACCCCAGATTCTTCACTTTTCAAAAAGCAGCTTTTCTCACTTCCCTTTTCAGCCTTGTCTTCCAACCATGGAAGATCTTCAGCAACGCTGATAGCTTCGTTTACACTTGGCTCATCAGCTACGCGGCCATCATAGGTCCTGTTTGCAGTATAATCCTAACTGATTACTACATCATTCGTCGCACCATATTAAACGTGGATGGACTCTATTCACTCAACCACACAAGCGAGTACTATTACTGCAAAGGATGGAACTTGGTAGCTGTATCCAGTTTAGTCATTGCTGTTGCGCCAATTGTTCCGGGCTTTGTCCATAAACTTGGGATATTGAAAACTTTGCCAGAGGCTTTGATTTTCATATACAATGTAGGGTGGTTCTTTGGGTTCTTCATGGCTGCTTTCTTGTATGGGATACTGTCCCTTCGTTTGGGTCCTAAGTTTAGGGTTGGTGTTCCCTCATCATCGTCTTCTTTGCATGATCCACttttctga